One Terriglobia bacterium genomic window, GAGGGCGATACGCGACTGACGGCCGGATCCGTAGAACTCGCTGGTCTGCGCCGACCCGGAGTGCTCCAGCGGAATGCCGGTGGGCGCTGTGTCGATGCCGCCGCCCGTGGCCCCCTGGCGCCAAACCGTCGCCGCTTCAATGAAGCTCCCGGCCGGGGTAATCGTGACGCCCTTGTAGTGCAACGCGTCGGGGGTCTCGACCTGCTTCCTCAGATCGTCCTGCGCGGTCTGGGGGGCCGGAGCGGCGGAAGGAACCCCGGGCTCCGTAGCGGAAGTGGCGGCGCCGGCGGCAGGCGCCGATGTTGCGTCGGTTGCGGTAGTCGCGCCAGCGGCGCCGTCCTTCATAGCCAGCTGTTGAACAGGCTGGCCGCTCTGGTTTTGCTGATCCTTAGCCGTTTTCTTCAACTGTTCGACTTGGCACTCGGCTGTCGGCGTCGTTCCCGCTTTTGAATCTTTACAATTGTCGAGGCCCGATTGGGCCGCGGCCCCAATCGGCAAGATTAGACTCAAAAAACATGGGAGCAGGTATCGTACTGCGGTACGTGTCATTCGAAGGCCTCCTATAGCTGTTTCATCGTGAAAAGCAGTGTTAAGAATTCAGTAAAAAGCGAACATGTAGGATTACGCGCAGGGAGTGACGTGATTTTCAATAAGTGGTTACAAATGTGTTACGACCGGTTTGAAATGTGTCCAGAGTGTGGTACTACGACGACGATACCACTCGCATTGCCGCCGCCCTAGCCTAATGCCAGAGATTCGGAAAACCGAGGATTTTTCCTTTGGTTCGCGGTTTTCAATACAAAACCCAGCCCTGTCGGTTGTAACAAAGAATTCATAAAGCCGTCATGGGTTGATAACGGTCGGTGTTTAGCCTACGCTCGCAGCCAGAACACGATCTGGAAATGCTTCTTACAGGATTTATTTACATCTGTAGGTTTGGAATAGGAGAGACGGTATGAGAAAGACAACTTTCGCGCAGATTGCTCTGCTCTGCATCATGGCGGCCGCAGCGGTGCTGTTCGCCGCCCCTGCTCAAACCGTGCTGATCAATGGCGCGGGAGCGACCTTCCCGGCGCCGATTTACACGAAGTGGTTTGATTCATATCACAAGATGTTTCCGGCCATGCAAATCAATTATCAGGCGGTCGGATCCGGTGGCGGAATCAAGGGGGTGACCGACGGGACGGTCGACTTCGGCGCCAGCGACGGGCCGATGTCGGATGATCAGCTCAAAGACTACCAGATGAAGCACGGCAGTCCGGTGCTCCACTTTCCGACAGTGCTCGGCGGCGTCGTCCCCACCTACAACGTCCCGGGCGTGACGCAGGATTTGAATTTCACGCCTGAAGCGCTTGCCGGAATCTTCCTTGGAAAAATCAAGAAATGGAATGATCCGGAATTGATGAAAGCCAATCCGGGAGTGAAATTACCCGCGACCGACCTTATCGTTGTCCACAGATCGGACGGCAGCGGCACAACGTACATCTGGACGGATTACCTCGCAAAGGTCAATCCGGAATGGAAAATGAAAGTCGGCGTGAACACCGCCGTCAACTGGCCTGTCGGTCTCGGCGGCAAAGGCAGCGACGGAGTCACCGGTCTGGTTAAACAGACGCCGA contains:
- the pstS gene encoding phosphate ABC transporter substrate-binding protein PstS; this encodes MRKTTFAQIALLCIMAAAAVLFAAPAQTVLINGAGATFPAPIYTKWFDSYHKMFPAMQINYQAVGSGGGIKGVTDGTVDFGASDGPMSDDQLKDYQMKHGSPVLHFPTVLGGVVPTYNVPGVTQDLNFTPEALAGIFLGKIKKWNDPELMKANPGVKLPATDLIVVHRSDGSGTTYIWTDYLAKVNPEWKMKVGVNTAVNWPVGLGGKGSDGVTGLVKQTPNSIGYVELTYALTNKMPYGKVKNPAGTFLKADLASVTAAAASAAKQMPADFRVSITNAAGKDAYPIASFTWLLIPSKIQDPAKKKAITDFVQWMLGDGQNMVEALSYAKLPKEVVAMEKKALSKVQ